In Metopolophium dirhodum isolate CAU chromosome 7, ASM1992520v1, whole genome shotgun sequence, one genomic interval encodes:
- the LOC132948715 gene encoding nicotinamidase, whose amino-acid sequence MDACFSAFDKDGDGFLNIEEFDGICKGLFRNDRGIVYSLDVHTLKHIFNIFDTKKDGLIDRQEFTMCWNKWIKTIIRPVNIFLIIDVQNDFISGSLNISNCSAQQNGLEVIEPINHLLDTVNFDSVFYSFDWHPIDHISFIENLSLRPLDSSSPIKANNAQLYDTVVFEGSPKIKQRLWPKHCVQDSWGAQLYKDLKVVDNAVKIYKGTISDVDSYSVFWDNKKLTQTTLGTQLAQLNATDIYVCGLAYDVCVGATVADALSIGYRTILIDDCCRGVDLNDIEKTKNNVVKNHGVIVQSNEIKTMVEGRDRRPELGYKLALEIEKSMEKENYK is encoded by the exons cgatggttttttaaacattgaagaGTTCGATGGAATCTGCAAAGGGCTCTTCCGCAACGACCGCGGAATTGTGTACAGTCTCGATGTCCACACCCTCAaacatatatttaacatattcgATACGAAAAAG GACGGTTTGATCGATCGACAAGAATTTACTATGTGTTGGAACAAATGGATTAAGACT ATTATAAGACCCGTCAACATATTCCTCATTATCGACGTCCAAAATGATTTCATATCCGGTTCATTGAACATTAGCAACTGCTCTGCGCAACAGAACGGATTGgag GTTATCGAGCCCATCAACCATCTGTTGGACACTGTGAATTTCGATTCTGTATTCTATTCGTTCGACTGGCACCCAATCGATCACATATCGTTCATCGAGAACTTGTCTTTGCGCCCACTAGACTCGTCGTCCccg atcAAAGCCAACAACGCACAGTTATACGACACCGTGGTCTTCGAGGGATCGCCGAAGATTAAACAACGTTTGTGGCCAAAACACTGTGTCCAAGACTCGTGGGGTGCTCAGCTCTATAAAGACTTGAAG gtggtGGACAACGCAGTGAAAATATATAAAGGAACGATATCGGACGTGGATTCGTATTCGGTGTTTTGGGACAACAAAAAATTGACTCAGACCACATTAGGCACACAGTTGGCTCAGCTGAACGCGACCGACATTTACGTGTGCGGGTTGGCGTACGACGTTTGCGTCG gcgCGACCGTAGCGGATGCGTTGTCTATCGGATACCGAACGATATTAATCGATGACTGTTGCCGCGGCGTCGATTTGAACGACAttgaaaaaaccaaaaacaatgttgtcaaaaatcacGGTGTCATTGTTCAGTCAAACGAG ATAAAAACAATGGTTGAAGGACGTGACAGGAGGCCTGAGCTGGGTTATAAATTGGCACTCGAAATCGAAAAGTCTATGGAGAAAGAAAATTACAAATAG